Genomic DNA from uncultured Desulfuromusa sp.:
ATCAATCTGGTAGCTCTGGGATTTACCCGCGAAGAAGATAATGGCATTAACTGGTTTGGTTCTTTCGGCATGACCCAGCTTGAGTCAAATGGTAATGCTGGTATGTTCGGTGGTATGGGCAACGATGCTGTTTTTGAAGCGCAACTCAGTGACGATGGTTCAGAAATCTATATGGTGCCAGCTCGCGCAGAAGATGATGACACTCAGGAAGGTTACGGGGTTTATGTCGGTATCCAGGTTCCGGCTCCTATGGGTAAGTTTGGTCTGGAGTATAACTATGGATCCAAATACTGGACACCGTTCACCCAGGCTCAGGATGATCTCATTGGCAGTAAACTGTCGACCCGCGGTCATGTTGGCGAGGTTTACTATATCTTTGATATCAACCCACGGGCCTTTATCAAAATTGGCGGACTCTATTATGACTATGAATATACCGGTAGTGGCTCTCCGGTAGGTAAGCCGGTCAAGGTGTCGGATGTTCAGGATGGCGTTGCTTATTCCTTGCTGCCGGTTATCGATACCGCTTGGGATGCATATGCCAAGATAACAATGCAGTTCTAAGGTCAATTTCTCGCTGTTACAAGACAAAGGGAGAGATCTCAGGATCTCTCCCTTTCCTTGACCATGAAACATCCAATAGCTTGTATATCTAATTAATAAGATAAAGGTGGATTCGATGAAAAAGATTTTTTTATGTGTTTCAGCGGCTCTGTTGTTGGCAACAACAGCTTATGCGACAGATCACGGCGAATTTATTGAAGGGCCCTTTGCAGACGCTTCTGAGGTGACAAAAACCTGCCTTGAATGTCATGAGGATGCTGCAATAGATTTCATGCAGACGCCTCACTGGACCTGGACACGTAAACAGGTTGTCGACGGTAAAGAGATGGATCTGGGCAAGATCAATGTCATGAATAATTTCTGTACCTCAATATCAAGTAATCATGTTCACTGTAGTGAGTGCCATGCCGGATATGGCTGGGCAGAGGAAGAATATGATTTCACAGATAAGAGTAAGGTTGACTGTCTTGTTTGCCATGACGGCACCGGGACTTATCATAAAGATGGCGATAACTCCGGCTGGCCGACTGAGCACGTAAACCTGGAGGCCGTGGCTAAAGGAGTTGCTTTACCGGTGCGTCAAAACTGTAATTCATGTCACGCTTTAGGTGGTGGTGGTAATAATGCTAAGCATGGTGATATCAGCTTAGTTCTTGATTATCCTGATCGTTCTATTGATGTCCATATGGATGCTGATGGTAATGATTTCCAGTGCCAGACTTGTCATGAAACTGATGATCACTATATTTCCGGAGCTAATCTCCAGACCGCGACTGATGGTTTTAATGCGATAAGTTGCGAACAATGTCATGAAGCAGATCCCCATGCGGAATCCCGCCTGAATGATCATGCTAAACGCGTTGCCTGTCAGACCTGTCATATCCCTGTTTACGCAAAAGAAGATCCTACCCAGATGGATTGGGATTGGTCAACAGCAGGTAAAGACGAAGTCCCGGAAGGGGCCGACGGAAAAATAGTACGGTATGCAAAATCAACCGGAACTCAGACTTGGAAAACCGATATGGAGCCAACCTATCACTGGTTTAATGGTAAGGCTGGAATCACTTTAATCGGCGATAAAATTGATCCCAATGTTCCAACCCGGATGGCGTATCCTCTTGGCGATATCAACGATAAAACAGCTAAGATTCACCCGTTTAAAGTGCACACTGGTAAGCAGATATAC
This window encodes:
- a CDS encoding tetrathionate reductase family octaheme c-type cytochrome, yielding MKKIFLCVSAALLLATTAYATDHGEFIEGPFADASEVTKTCLECHEDAAIDFMQTPHWTWTRKQVVDGKEMDLGKINVMNNFCTSISSNHVHCSECHAGYGWAEEEYDFTDKSKVDCLVCHDGTGTYHKDGDNSGWPTEHVNLEAVAKGVALPVRQNCNSCHALGGGGNNAKHGDISLVLDYPDRSIDVHMDADGNDFQCQTCHETDDHYISGANLQTATDGFNAISCEQCHEADPHAESRLNDHAKRVACQTCHIPVYAKEDPTQMDWDWSTAGKDEVPEGADGKIVRYAKSTGTQTWKTDMEPTYHWFNGKAGITLIGDKIDPNVPTRMAYPLGDINDKTAKIHPFKVHTGKQIYDTKNMYFITNHIYGEDGFWETADWQRSAKIGMEASGLPYSGEYGFAPTEMYWRIDHMVAPADQALGCLDCHGDNGRMDWAALGYKGDPIDGK